Proteins from one Prosthecobacter sp. genomic window:
- a CDS encoding lysophospholipid acyltransferase family protein, producing the protein MNFSYRLGRRIFREIARGLFDFRVIGEEKLHFPGPALIACNHVSFLDPPFVGQAFDEVVHSFARKSLFNHPLMGALLRSWQVLGVDLDKPDTTALKSTIRLLRSGEKVLIFPEGTRSFDGHLQPAEAGVGLFIAKGQAPVLPVRLFGAYEAYPRGAKTLRPARITLVIGDLWQPDLTSYSQTGKDLYQVLADEVMTRIASLSL; encoded by the coding sequence ATGAACTTCAGCTACCGCCTCGGCCGTCGCATCTTCCGCGAGATCGCCCGCGGTCTGTTCGATTTCCGCGTCATCGGTGAGGAAAAACTGCACTTCCCCGGCCCCGCCCTCATCGCCTGCAACCACGTCAGCTTTCTCGATCCTCCCTTCGTCGGCCAGGCCTTCGATGAAGTGGTCCATTCCTTCGCCCGCAAGAGCCTCTTCAATCACCCTCTCATGGGGGCGCTCCTGCGCAGTTGGCAGGTGCTTGGTGTGGACCTCGACAAACCCGACACCACCGCCCTCAAGAGCACCATCCGCCTCCTGCGCAGCGGCGAAAAAGTCCTCATCTTCCCCGAAGGCACCCGCAGCTTCGATGGCCACCTCCAGCCCGCCGAAGCCGGCGTCGGCCTCTTCATCGCCAAAGGCCAGGCCCCCGTCCTCCCCGTCCGCCTCTTCGGTGCCTACGAAGCCTACCCCCGTGGTGCCAAAACCCTTCGCCCCGCCCGCATCACCCTCGTCATCGGCGACCTCTGGCAGCCTGATCTGACAAGCTACTCCCAAACCGGCAAAGACCTCTATCAGGTCCTCGCCGACGAAGTCATGACCCGCATCGCCTCGCTGAGTCTCTGA
- the cmk gene encoding (d)CMP kinase: MSASHPVITIDGPAASGKSSIARLVAQRLGFTYVNTGNMYRAMTWAVLKAGIDPQDAEAVRAAAAGIVIDSPVVEGKTQVCIAGHILTDAELNSDPVNRAVSFIARVSEVRERLVADQRALVALGSLVMEGRDIGSVVFPDSPHKIYVDASEEVRASRRSAQGHADQVAERDRIDKQRKHSPLIIPPGATVIDNSHITLDQAVEQVIAALKL; the protein is encoded by the coding sequence ATGAGCGCGTCGCATCCCGTCATCACCATCGACGGCCCCGCCGCCTCCGGCAAAAGCAGCATCGCCCGCCTCGTCGCGCAGCGTCTCGGCTTCACCTATGTGAACACCGGCAACATGTACCGCGCCATGACCTGGGCCGTGCTCAAAGCCGGCATTGATCCTCAGGACGCCGAGGCCGTCCGCGCTGCTGCCGCCGGCATCGTCATCGACTCTCCCGTCGTCGAAGGCAAAACCCAGGTCTGCATCGCCGGCCACATCCTCACCGACGCCGAGCTCAACAGCGACCCCGTCAACCGCGCCGTCTCCTTCATCGCCCGCGTCAGCGAAGTGCGTGAGCGCCTCGTCGCCGACCAGCGTGCCCTCGTCGCCCTCGGTTCGCTCGTCATGGAAGGCCGCGACATCGGCTCCGTCGTCTTCCCCGACAGCCCGCACAAAATCTACGTCGATGCCAGCGAGGAAGTCCGCGCCAGCCGCCGCAGCGCCCAGGGCCATGCCGATCAGGTCGCCGAGCGCGACCGCATCGACAAGCAGCGCAAACACAGCCCCCTCATCATCCCCCCCGGCGCCACCGTCATCGACAACTCCCACATCACCCTCGACCAGGCCGTCGAGCAGGTGATCGCAGCGCTGAAACTCTGA